In Brassica napus cultivar Da-Ae chromosome A3, Da-Ae, whole genome shotgun sequence, the sequence AGGACTTGAGCTGCGCGCTTTGCGGCGGCGCGATCGGATTCTTTCCAGGAGAAGGCGGAGTTTAGAACGGAGACTTGAGCAGCGACTTCGCTGAGAAGCGCAGCGTGAGGGGCTGCGTCGGTGGTGGTTGAGGAAGAGATCTGTGGATCCTCTGCGGGTGGTCCTTCCTCTAGTTTCCTCTTCTGTCCCTTGCGCTCCGGAAAGCTCCGGCTTCCTCTTTGTTGCTCCATCGTTAACAAGAGGAGATCAGagaaggaagatgaagaagaggaaacgTTTTTTGAAATCAATCAAGGCAGACGAGAGAACAGGGGTACTTTGGGGATTTACTCCTTTGataattttgaatgtttttctTGCCACGTGAAGCTAATTTGCGCTCGGTACCGGAAATGAGTATGTGCTAAACTACGCCTGTGTATCGGAAAGATAATCCCAGGACGGAAAGGAAACCAGGTTGTGTGCACTTTTGctaaatttcattttctttatttatatggttttaagaaaagaaacaagTAAACGGTCATACAGAAGGCGAGAGAAAGTTAGAGAGTATTTTTGGGTTCCGGCGGTCGGTcggcgcgtgagcgtccgtGCCGCCGCCGGAGTCTTTTCTTCCTTCAGAATAAATCACCGGTCgttgtttcctcttcttctcctccgaTTTCTGTCTGTCGGAGCTCTGGTCACCCAACAATCGCGTGGTTGTGGTTCTGGAGTCACGACGCGGTTTGCGGGAAGGAGGGGATAGTTAAGTTGAGTTTTTCGGTTTCCGGGAGACGGAGGCTCTCATAGATCCGTCATCGCCGGACTTTGCATCCGCGGCGGGGAAGCTTCCTTAGTTCCGTCGTCGTCGGCTCTAGTCCCCGGGGGGTGAAGGCTTTCACAGCTTCGCGTCGCCGGATCTCGTCCCCTAGTCCTTTAGGGTTTCGtccttttagtttatttttttctcatcgCTTAGGTTTAGGTTTGTTTGTGTTATGGCCGGAGGGAGTGAGGCTCTCCGGTGGAATCGGTTCAAGTTGCATGCGTTTGTTTCTTTGGGTGGTTGCGGTGAACTGTGTTGGGGGAGCTCTTGCCATGGCGATCGATGCTCTCCGGTTTAAGAGGCCCAAAGATGTTTGAGGTGAGGTTTGGCGGAGCTGCGGTGCTCCGTTTTGGCCGAGAGATCCGAAGGCTGGATCTCCGGCGAAGATGAGAGGTGGTGGAGATGAGTCGTCCGTGTGACACGTGCCCCTCGTTGTCGAGGATGGCAACACGTGTCCTTGCTTTGGAAAAGCTGTTCATTCGACGCGGCTGCTCTCTCTCCTGGTGGGAGATTAGGGTTTCTCAAGTTGGGCCGGAAGGTTATGGGCCCAGTTGGTTTATTGGGTTTAGTTTTAGTATGGGCTTTTATTGTAATGTTTCTGGGCTTGGCCCAtatcctttaatatataaaatcatattgacgggaaaaaaaaagaaaagaaacaagtaGAAGGCTTTTGGACTCAATGTGGTCTGCCACAAAGTGAGACGTGTTTGAAAAGTGttgaataaaatatcaaagtgACATATTAGTTCTTTAATTTAAGAGGGAGAAAGGAAGCATTTCTTTAATGAATGGCGTCGCCCAGCTCTCTTTTTTAACTTTGAAGAAACAAAAGGAACAAAAAGAGATACTAGACGATTTAAAGTTGGGGAAATAAAGGAGTTTTATTACAGTATTCATAGCTCATCCTGAACTGTTTAATATGCACACTTCTTCAGTACTTGCGACTTACATGCACACTTTAGGTAAGTTACTTATATTCATATGTTTTGTGGTCAATCCATTCTTTGTTGTATCTCTCTATATCGTTGTGAAATGATAGAAGACAACCCAGCAGCGATATATTAATTGGAAGTTATAAATGATCAAAACTGAATTGGATATTATGAAAAGATGTATAGAGATTAGTTTGGTTTTGGGTTTAAAACGTGAGGCTAGAGTTTCAGAAGAGTGGACCATGTACTTATAAACGTTGAGCAGAGTCACTTGGTGGATTCTTGCTTGAGAGAAAAAGGATCTAACAACAAAACATCTGCACATCACTGTACTCTCCTGTCTTGCCTTTTTTTTCCATTAGTTTTGGCATTTAACTCTTTtgtctctctcactttctcaGATCTTAAACACTTTAAACTAACGAACCATCAAAAGTCTAACCCAAAATATTTGATCTTTGGCTTAGATACAAACAGACAGAGATACAACAAGACAAACACTTTCAATATAATGAGATGAAAATCATACTAATGATGAATATTTTATTGTGTTAGGGTATGAAAATGTCATTCACATTTATAAAATGTCAACACACATCAGATCTCAATCACAAAAAACTCAACAAAACACACAATCCATCTAATCACAAAACAATTTCCATCATCAAGTTCGTCTCTCTACTTTGTTTTTGTGAAGCCTTAGAGGAAACAGAGGAGGCTTAGAAGGTGGTGTACAGACAGGAACATGAATCATCGGTCTTATCCTCATAGTCATAGATCTCGTTCTCTCTAACCCTTTCTTACCTCTCTTcccttccttctctctctcctccttcttcACCGCATCCCCAATAGAGCTCGAAGACGACGAAGTCGAGCTCGAAGAAGACGACGGCGAGAGAGACAATGCCTTCGTGTTGTTCCTCTGTTTCTTTAGCCGCAACAGCTCTTTCCACAACACAGTGCACTTTGGTGGACGAGGAGAAGGGTCGTCGTCAAGAAACCAGCTTCCTCTGTTGCTGTTATTAACAGTCTCCTCTTTCACTACCTTAcgatcttcttcttgttcttcttcttcttcttcggcttTTGTTTTCAATGTAACATTTTGAAGCTTCTCTGAATAATGTTTGACGTGCCGGAAAGGAAGAAACTTTCCTTCGGAGAACAACTCGTCGGCGGTGAGCATTGTTTGGGTATTCGACAGAAACTCAAAGTCTCCGGCTTTTGATGAGCTCTTGTCTTGTTCTACTTTTCCCGGTAAGAGATTCTTCGGGTTGATGCAGATGTAATCTCCATCGCTGTCTGATGATGACAGATCAGCGGAGAAGGAAATGCGAGGTCCCGACGGTGGTGCCTCCATCATGAAAACCATGTTAGCATCCGCCATTGTCGATGTTTCAGCTGATGCCATGATCGTACAAACGTAACGGACgttgggagagagagagagagagaagtgaaGATTCAGAAAGTAATGATGAggataatatatacaaagagagagagagagaggtaagACCACATGGACAAACAGAAGAAGCAGACAAGTTACAGAGctgtaagaagaagaaggaccTACGAGAGATGAAAGATTAGATGATAATGAACATGCAAGTCGCATTTAAAATATTACTCACATTGATTGGGAGATGCATTGTAATATTATAGTATCCATTATCTTATTTGTTTCCATGATTTGTTATATTATCagacaatatttctttaaaaaaaattgtagatgAGGTTTGACCGAAGGAAAGTGGAGAGAGATAAATGAATAGTGAACACATGTCCTCACATGAACTTGGGGTCGTTGCCATGTGAATACAGGTACATTTCAACACACGAGATCATATCATTGCTAACCTTAAGTTATGGTGCAGATTGTTGTAGCTATTATCATTGCCAAAACAAAATACTACATTACTATTATTGTTAACTCCAAATGACAAATTGCACCCCTTAAGTAGTACAATATGCTTCTTTTGTTATAGCTattgtattttttcttttaaatttttctacaACAGTGCAGACAGCGATGTTACCAAAGATTTTAAAACACATGTCACTGTTTATCATTAACTTTCCATTTCCATGCAACGCAAAGTACAAAATTCCAACCTACCTCATATACAGTATCTCAATTCTCAATACTACTTCCTTTGACCAATCATTAGCCAGTAACGGAGCCATACTTGTTAGGAGATGTTGTGTTTATAATTTCATTGgtatcaaatattaatttagacaataatttgaaaataacatGTGAAGTTTTTACGTCCACTTGGAAACTAAACCCAACCTAAATCAAATAGAAATTGAACCAAGTAGAATCAGATTGAAACTGAAACAAGAACGAAATCTACTAGTTTCTGTTTGATTCCAATAATCGGAATggaacataaaaaatgaaataaatccATCTCATTCATTACTCATCAAAACTAAAGTAgcatattttcttttgatttttaatgaaattgataaaataagCAATTTCGCATAATTTCATTCAATCAGGTGATAATTCAGCTGCAGTCCTACAATTTTATCAAGAGCAAATTAACCAAACTGAATCTGGAAAGAAAGAGAACCCCAAATGTTCACTGTAATTTATTAGAAACAAGAATGAAGGTgtgttgaaagaaaaaaattataacgaagATGTCcccccaaaataaaataattgaattcactgtgtttgtatttatataaacatCAAGATGGTCAAGGATAAAATGAAGTGACCCCAATAATTAAATGAAGACATTATTGGTTGTAACTTGTAATGTATGATAGAAACAAAGCGTAGATAGCTTTGACTTTGACCACGTTAGAATCATTGATAACGTACTAAACGATTCTCAATGCCACAAAGCATAGCACATGCATCCATCCACTCAGAGCCAAGCATACTGCATATGTGGTTAATGTTGTTGAGCTTCTACTCCACGTATGTAAATGATTTAATTGTACTACAATCACAATTCATAATATCTGTTTGAAAACCCCTAACACAATCTAGAAAATGTTGTATTTATTTGTCATGTAAATGCTATTTATTTTGAAGATACCAGAGTTTATGTTTAACTACAGAATGTCACACATATGTTCTTCTTCAaagacattattatttttagctTTAACCAAAAATAGCTCATCCAAACAACATAAATACACTAttgcttttctttttagttCTGCCATCACAATTATTCACAAAACTTACCTTCTCCTTTCCATTCCTTTAAGATATTTACTCATATTTCATGGGGTTATTTACTAATTTAAGCATTAGAAAACTTTTCTACAATATTATACCCATATTTTTTCATGTGTTTTTTTCTTGCAGAGTTTAGTAATCGaaacaccaatttttttttttgtaacaaacttTGCTCTCTAGTTaactattttatcaaaaataatataatcatcaccattttttattttgacataaAAACATTGCATTTTTATTCGCTTTGATAGTTACTAtatattgttcaaaaaaatagttaatgtATATAATTTTCTACATCCAATCCGTTTTGTAATAACTTTATTAGGTTGGCATGAAATTTTTAGACTACCTCAAAGTAGGCCATATAAActgttttatttcaaatttataaactTCTTTCTTTATTGATATGCATTAA encodes:
- the LOC106434292 gene encoding uncharacterized protein LOC106434292, encoding MRLACSLSSNLSSLVGPSSSYSSVTCLLLLFVHVVLPLSLSLCIYYPHHYFLNLHFSLSLSPNVRYVCTIMASAETSTMADANMVFMMEAPPSGPRISFSADLSSSDSDGDYICINPKNLLPGKVEQDKSSSKAGDFEFLSNTQTMLTADELFSEGKFLPFRHVKHYSEKLQNVTLKTKAEEEEEEQEEDRKVVKEETVNNSNRGSWFLDDDPSPRPPKCTVLWKELLRLKKQRNNTKALSLSPSSSSSSTSSSSSSIGDAVKKEEREKEGKRGKKGLERTRSMTMRIRPMIHVPVCTPPSKPPLFPLRLHKNKVERRT